The segment CCTGAAGTTACTAAGCGATAAGTCGGTAAAGCCCATTCAGGATAAAAACCAGGTAAAGAGAAAGTTTCTTGTCTTAATTCATTAAAAAATGACTGAGATAAACGCAGAAAAAACCAAGCAATTAAAACGACTATAATAATAGTTAATAAGTTGGGTAAATAGTTGGTAAAAGCTTGCCAAACACTTTGAAAAGTAATTGAAAGATAATCCCAAAAAGTATTAGCTAAACTTTTTGTCCAAATAAATTGGCTTAAAACTAAAGGAAAGTAAATAATTAGTAGCCCTAAAATAATTCCTATTTGAAGGATACGAGCAATTAAATGAATGACATTATCTAATTGATTAGCCTTGATTAATTCAAAATTTCCGAGACGAACAGCTTGAATATAAGTCGTTCCCCAAAATTTTAATTTTTGATAGATTTTAGTAAAGACATTCTGATTAATAAACAAAAGAATTAAGAGAATAATCGTCGCAACGACACTAAAGATCAGTCCACTAATTACATTTTGAAAACTGCGTTTTTCACGATAACGAGTAACTGCATCCTTGATGATTTTTACATATTCGGTGACTAATACTGAACGAGGTTTATTCACTGCTTTAGCATCTACCTCCGTAATCGTTATTAGGGGGATACTTCCAGCCGAAACAGCAGTGACAGGAATACCAATGCCCTCTGTATCCCCAATATAAATGTCAATATCATCAAGGGATAAGGTTTCATCCTCAGCAAACTCTTTCAATCTGCTGCTAGTACCTTTAGCACGATTTTCCAAGGAGATTCCCCCTAGGGGTTTTCTCAACATAAATAGGGTTTCGCCGTCCAGTATAACAGCTACATCACCTAACCCAGAGACTGACGAGGTAGATTGCCCCATGACAAAGGGAGTCACTGTAACAGCCAACAAACCGATGAGTAGCCAGATGATAAACGTTTGAAGGACTTTTTTCATTCCCAGAGATGTAATGTTTTTTAGATTTATAGTAAAAGGAATTTAGGGATGGGTAATCATTCTCAAGGAAATTTTAAGGGTCAAGATTTCCAAACTGAAAGCTTGTATTCATGATAATTACCGAGGGAAATTGATATAATCCTTTACTCAAAGTCTTTTTTTGAGGAAATATAAAGTTTTTTAGTTAAGAGATATTGACAGTTATAAACTTTTAAAGTTTTGTTTAACAATGGTTACTATGACGGGCATAATCAAAATAGAAAACCTGACTTAATACATTATTTTTAGTCAGGTGTGAGGAGTCGATCTCGTAAATTTATCAGATAGTTTATGGAAATGTATTCGTAAAATTTTCCTTAATTTTCTGTTGTTTTACCTTGACATTTTTTAAGTCAAATATCTAACGTTATCACAATAAATAGAAAAGATCATGAAAACGATTGTCGGACTTCTTGTATTAACTTCTTTATCCTTAAGCACTGTTGTGAGAGCAGAAAGCCTCACTCCCCGACAACAATTAATGGAAACAAGAGCTTGTATCGGTTGCGACTTAGAAGATGCCGATCTTCAAGGTCTTAATTTAGAAGGAGTCAATTTAGAACAAGCCAATTTGCACAATGCTAATCTTCAAGGTGCTAATCTGAAAAATGCCAACCTGCAAGGAGCTATTTTACAAGATGCTCAGTTAATGAATGCTCAACTCGATGGGGTTAATTTGACTGGCGTTAATTTGGTAAATGCTCAACTCGATGGGGTTAATTTGACTGGCGTTAATCTAGAAGGGGTTAACCTTGTTCATGCACACATGGATGGGATTATTTTAACCGATGCCAATCTTCAAGGCGCACAAATGCGGGGCGTGAGTCTAGAAAAAGCCAATTTAAGTGGGGCTAACCTCCAAGGGGCTGACTTGACTGCCCATGATGGGGAAAGGGCAAATCTTAAAGGAATTAACCTGGAAGGGGCTAATTTAAACGGTGCTTATCTACGAGGGGTTCACATGGGTGAAGCCAACCTTAAAGGTGCTGATCTCTCAAGTACAGATTTTAGTCAAGATTATCCTGGCAATCCTACCGCATCGGCTGCTTTAACTGCAGTATCTGCTGCTATGCCCTTTGGCATTCCTATGGGGCTTCCTGATGGGATCACAGGGGTTATGAATGGCAATCCTATCTTAAACACCTCTCTTGGTGTGGGGGTTATCGGTGGCAACCCGATCGCTAGCGGGGTAGTAAGTGCGATCGCGGCTCCTTTTCCTTTTGGTATTGCGGCCGGCGTTATCGGGATTGTTGGGGAGACAATTATTTCTGAAGTTTCTGCCATTAATTCTGACCTTAGTTATGCCAATCTTGAGGGTGCTAACTTAGAAAATGCCCGTCTACAAGATGTGAATTTGCAAAAGTCTAATCTACAAAATGCCAATTTGAAAAATGCCAATTTACATTTTGCTTATTTGTTAGAAGCTAATCTCAGTCATGCGGATTTATCTTCGGCTCAAATGACAGAAATTAATATGGAAGGTGCGAATTTAAGTTATGCCAATTTGACCGGGGCTGATCTCAATTTATCCTATTTAGTCAAAGCAAATTTGAATCATGGGAATTTAGCGTCTGCTCAGTTGACAGAAATTAATATGACTGGGGCTGACTTAAGTGATGCTAATTTAAGTGATGCCAATCTAGAGTTATCTTATTTAGTTGGAGCTAATCTGAGTCGTGCAAATTTTGCTGCTGCTCAATTAACTGAGATTAACATGAGTGAGGTTGATTTAACTAATGTGGATTTAAGTCAAGCTCAAGTTAGATAAGTTGCTGATTATTGTCTGGTGGGCAATGCCCACCAGACACCTAGGGTTTATAAGGTTCAAATTCCTCAACAGGAGGCATATCTTCTGGGGGTTGATAGGGTTCAAATCCATCAACGGGGGGCATATTTTCTGAAGGATTATAAGGGGGAGAATTATCAATTAGGGTGGTATTCTCTACGGGTTGATTAGGGGTTGCTGTTTCAACGGGGATGATAATTTCGGCTGGTTTATCGGGGATATTATTTTCAATTATGATTGGGTTTTCAGTGGGTTGATCAGGGATATTATTTTCCACCGGGACGATAGTTTCAACCGGTTCATAGGGGGTAAAATCATCAATTCTGGTGGTATTTTCTGTTGGTTGATCCGGGGTAATAATGGCTGGGGGTTGAGGAGTTTCTAATTTCCGTTCAGCAGGATAAGGAAAAAGAGCTAAAAACTTTTCTTGTCTTTCTGAAACAGGTTCAGGTGCATAATTCCAAAGACTATCATAAAAAAAGAAAGAAACCCCTAATCCATATTGTTTGGCAGCTAATACTTTTTCTTGAATAAATTCTATTTCAATCGGCCGATTTCTTAACCCTGTTAAAATTCCGACTCCTGTTGGTATTTTTTTCCTGGTTTCTTGAATTTCTGGCTTTTCTAATTGTTTGACAAAACTCGCTAAATCTGGCCGATAAACTTGCACAAGGACTTCATCAATGATGTCCTGTCTTACCCAGGTTAACCAATCTTGTAAATAACCACTGTAAGCGGTGTCATAAGGATTAGGTGAAACAGAAAAAATAGCATTACTTTTTTTGGCTTTAATGGCTTGATTAAGTTGGGCAACATAAGCCGTCATTTTATCAGCCCGCCACTTTAACCAGGCTTCATCTTTGGGGTTAGCAGGGGGATCTTTTTCCGTTTCTTGTTTATATAAATTAACGGTATATTTATCGTAGCCTAATTCACTGGGTAAACTTAAATGATCGTCAAATTGAATGCCATCTGCATCATATAAATTCATCACTTCAATCACTAAAGATGTGATGAATTTTTGGACTTCTGGATGGAAGGGGTTTAACCAAACGACTTCTCCGGCTGCACTAATGGTGGTTTGTGTGCCATCTCTTTTTTGGGTTAACCATTGAGGGTGTTTGGTGGCTAATTCTGAGGTGGGAGGTGCCATAAACCCAAACTCAAACCAAGGTAACACTAATAAGCCTTGATTATGGGCTTTTGTGATTAAATCTGTCAAGGGATCTTGTCCTTGAAACCCTTTATGGACAAAGGGTTGAATACCCGCTTTTTGGGCGATCGCACTGGGATAAAGAGCATAACCTGAATTCCACACGACGGGATATATGGTATTAAAGTTAAGACGGGCTAATTGAGCGATCGCTTCTTCTAATTTGGGTTGATCGAGTAGGGTATTGGTGTCATTGGTGGTTAACCAAACCCCCCGAATTTCCTGTTTTGGAGGAGAAAAGGCAAAAATTGGATGACTAAGCAATACAATACTAAAAAATGTCGCTAAAAAGAGTTGTAAAAACCGAGATTTAAAAATAGACCATCTCATAAGCAGAAAGTTGAGCGTGAGCAAGATCATCTTACAGTTTAGCGATGGTTTGAAGATGATGCTAGGGGTAATGATGATTTTCAGTGACGAATTGTTACCATAGAGAGTATTCAGCAATTAGTCTCTCAAAGTCGAGATCGGAAAAAGTCTTAATATTATGTACTTAATAATACAGGAGGAGATATGATTGCACAAATAACTAACGTAATTTCTCCTGAAGTATTTAAAATTTTGCTAGTTTTTTTTCTTTCATTTCTCATTGGTTTAGAACGAGAAGAATGGAAGTTAATTTCTGGTAAATACTCTTTTGGTGGGGTTCGTACTTATCCTTTAATTGGATTAATTGGCTATAGTATGGCCTCCCTTTCTAGTGGACAAATGTTACCTCTTGCCGCAGGTTTTACTGTTATTGGTGGTTTAATGATGTTGTCTTACTGGCACAAAATGCAGTCTTCTCAAGACTCAGGGTTAACGAATGAAATGGCCGGTTTAGCCACCTACGTTGTCGGTGCATTAGTCTATCATGAGCAATTTTGGATAGCTTCAACTTTAGTAATTATCAGCTTGCTGCTACTAGAATTAAAATCAATGCTGGAAGGATTAGCTCATAGATTTTCTTCTGAAGATATCTTAACTTTTACTAAATTTCTTTTTCTGACAGCAGTTATTCTTCCCATTCTTCCTAACCGAGCGTTCGGTACATTTGAAATAAATCCCTTTAAAACCTGGTTAATTGTAGTAGCAGTTAGTAGCATTTCCTATGGCAGTTTTCTGTTACAAAAGGTTTTCAAAAATCGGGGCGGTATTGCATTAATTGCCCTTTTAGGGGGGGCTTATTCTTCTACAGTAACTACCGTAGCATTAGCTAAACAATCAACCCGCACTCATTCCCCTCATCGCTACGCAGGAGGAATTCTTATGGCTTCTGGAATCATGTATATACGATTAGCTATTCTTATTAATTTATTTAATCAGAATTTGGGGAAAGAATTAACTTTACCCTTTGGCTTTTTGGCTGTAGTTGCGGTAGTAGTTGGATGGTTTTGGTCATCAAAAAAAGATACAAATGTAACACCTTCTGAAGAAAAAAAAAGTTATTCTGCTCGAAATCCTTTAGAATTAAAAGCAGCTTTTTTGTTTGCTTTTTTATTTGTGGTTATGGTCATTGTTACCCATTATACCGCGTTGTATTTAGGGAGTAGTGGATTATATGTTTTGGGGGGAATTATGGGAGTAACAGATGTCGATCCCTTCATTTTAGGAATTACTCAATCAGCCGGTCAATCTACGTCTTTATCTGTCGCAAGTGGGGCGATTTTAATTGCTGCGGCTAGTAATAATTTAATTAAAGGGATCTATGCCATGAGTTTCGGCGATCAACCGACGGGAAGACAAAGCTTTTTTTTGTTACTTTCTTTGGCTATTCTTGGCTTAATTCCCATCATTTTTATTCATAATTAGTAGGGACGAACGGCCGTTCGCCCCTACAAACTTTTGGAAAATTTTTGCAATAAAGTTTCAATTTCTAATAATAACTTTTCCTGAGTCCAATGATAAGATAAATGAGCCGCGATCGCCGCTCCTCCAGCCCCTACCCCTTCTTTAACATAACCCTGTTCATATACTTGTAATTGAGGATAAGAAGACTGAGTAAAACTGAGTTGAGTTGCTAATAGGGGAACATCGCCAATCGACTCTGCTAACCCGACTGTATCCCCTGTGGGATCTTCTGCTACCCAACGGGTTGTTCCGACCACAATATTCTCTAAATCAGCTTTATTTTGGTCACTTTTAAGAATCGCTTTAATGAGGGCATAAACCGCTAACATTTGGGTTCCTCCTGCTAATAAAACGCCCGTTGTTTGACTTGCTGCGATAGCCATTCCTGCTACAACAATTTGCATTGGATCACCGATAGCAGCTACTAATTTAAAGGGATTAATGGTGTTTAAATTAGCTTTTTCTAGTCCTTTTTTAACAATTAATTCTTTTTGTTGATGGTTACAATTAGGATGACTACTGTTAACTTTTCCTGTTGCTTGAATGCCTAATCCTGTGAGAATTGCTAAAGCAGTTGTGGTTCCGCCAACCACACATTCACTAAGAATTAAATATTGTTTTTGTGTATTATTTCCTAGATTTTTTCCCCAGTCTAAACCTTTTTGAAAGAGATGATAAACTATGTCTAAAGGCAAGGCATTTCCAGTCGTTAAACAGTTAGCAGGAATGCCCCCTAAATCGATATAAGGAACAGAAGGAAGATAAAGTAATCCTGCATTGAATAAGTATATTGGAATGTTTAAAGATTCCACCACAGCGCGAGTAATAAAAACAGGAGAAACCCCTTCATTTAAAGAGGGTAGAGGATATTGATAATGAGATTGTATGCCATTGATTAAAAATTCAGCATCAGCGATCGCTGTATATTTCCTCGCTT is part of the Crocosphaera sp. UHCC 0190 genome and harbors:
- the cobT gene encoding nicotinate mononucleotide-dependent phosphoribosyltransferase CobT is translated as MIRIYTQKEIGQKWLNNYQTFSPIFACILGFTETGLIPGISAAGATPEARKYTAIADAEFLINGIQSHYQYPLPSLNEGVSPVFITRAVVESLNIPIYLFNAGLLYLPSVPYIDLGGIPANCLTTGNALPLDIVYHLFQKGLDWGKNLGNNTQKQYLILSECVVGGTTTALAILTGLGIQATGKVNSSHPNCNHQQKELIVKKGLEKANLNTINPFKLVAAIGDPMQIVVAGMAIAASQTTGVLLAGGTQMLAVYALIKAILKSDQNKADLENIVVGTTRWVAEDPTGDTVGLAESIGDVPLLATQLSFTQSSYPQLQVYEQGYVKEGVGAGGAAIAAHLSYHWTQEKLLLEIETLLQKFSKSL
- a CDS encoding family 10 glycosylhydrolase; translated protein: MRWSIFKSRFLQLFLATFFSIVLLSHPIFAFSPPKQEIRGVWLTTNDTNTLLDQPKLEEAIAQLARLNFNTIYPVVWNSGYALYPSAIAQKAGIQPFVHKGFQGQDPLTDLITKAHNQGLLVLPWFEFGFMAPPTSELATKHPQWLTQKRDGTQTTISAAGEVVWLNPFHPEVQKFITSLVIEVMNLYDADGIQFDDHLSLPSELGYDKYTVNLYKQETEKDPPANPKDEAWLKWRADKMTAYVAQLNQAIKAKKSNAIFSVSPNPYDTAYSGYLQDWLTWVRQDIIDEVLVQVYRPDLASFVKQLEKPEIQETRKKIPTGVGILTGLRNRPIEIEFIQEKVLAAKQYGLGVSFFFYDSLWNYAPEPVSERQEKFLALFPYPAERKLETPQPPAIITPDQPTENTTRIDDFTPYEPVETIVPVENNIPDQPTENPIIIENNIPDKPAEIIIPVETATPNQPVENTTLIDNSPPYNPSENMPPVDGFEPYQPPEDMPPVEEFEPYKP
- a CDS encoding pentapeptide repeat-containing protein, whose amino-acid sequence is MKTIVGLLVLTSLSLSTVVRAESLTPRQQLMETRACIGCDLEDADLQGLNLEGVNLEQANLHNANLQGANLKNANLQGAILQDAQLMNAQLDGVNLTGVNLVNAQLDGVNLTGVNLEGVNLVHAHMDGIILTDANLQGAQMRGVSLEKANLSGANLQGADLTAHDGERANLKGINLEGANLNGAYLRGVHMGEANLKGADLSSTDFSQDYPGNPTASAALTAVSAAMPFGIPMGLPDGITGVMNGNPILNTSLGVGVIGGNPIASGVVSAIAAPFPFGIAAGVIGIVGETIISEVSAINSDLSYANLEGANLENARLQDVNLQKSNLQNANLKNANLHFAYLLEANLSHADLSSAQMTEINMEGANLSYANLTGADLNLSYLVKANLNHGNLASAQLTEINMTGADLSDANLSDANLELSYLVGANLSRANFAAAQLTEINMSEVDLTNVDLSQAQVR
- a CDS encoding mechanosensitive ion channel family protein: MKKVLQTFIIWLLIGLLAVTVTPFVMGQSTSSVSGLGDVAVILDGETLFMLRKPLGGISLENRAKGTSSRLKEFAEDETLSLDDIDIYIGDTEGIGIPVTAVSAGSIPLITITEVDAKAVNKPRSVLVTEYVKIIKDAVTRYREKRSFQNVISGLIFSVVATIILLILLFINQNVFTKIYQKLKFWGTTYIQAVRLGNFELIKANQLDNVIHLIARILQIGIILGLLIIYFPLVLSQFIWTKSLANTFWDYLSITFQSVWQAFTNYLPNLLTIIIVVLIAWFFLRLSQSFFNELRQETFSLPGFYPEWALPTYRLVTSGIFVLAAVIVIPLLPGFNSPAFQGISVFLGLLFSLGSTSVIANVVSGTILIYTRAFRVGDYITIGEISGKVLETTLLVTRLLTATNVVISIPNSEIITTSISNWSFSSKELNLPLIVRTPVYLGYEIPWQQAYHALMKAAVQTDGVSESPTPFVVQESLNEVYVTYQLSVYINWEYFKGKTLKEFEEARSKLHENIRDCCQEAGIRVFAPSYEADPTNYGPAATECD
- a CDS encoding MgtC/SapB family protein, with product MIAQITNVISPEVFKILLVFFLSFLIGLEREEWKLISGKYSFGGVRTYPLIGLIGYSMASLSSGQMLPLAAGFTVIGGLMMLSYWHKMQSSQDSGLTNEMAGLATYVVGALVYHEQFWIASTLVIISLLLLELKSMLEGLAHRFSSEDILTFTKFLFLTAVILPILPNRAFGTFEINPFKTWLIVVAVSSISYGSFLLQKVFKNRGGIALIALLGGAYSSTVTTVALAKQSTRTHSPHRYAGGILMASGIMYIRLAILINLFNQNLGKELTLPFGFLAVVAVVVGWFWSSKKDTNVTPSEEKKSYSARNPLELKAAFLFAFLFVVMVIVTHYTALYLGSSGLYVLGGIMGVTDVDPFILGITQSAGQSTSLSVASGAILIAAASNNLIKGIYAMSFGDQPTGRQSFFLLLSLAILGLIPIIFIHN